A single genomic interval of Corylus avellana chromosome ca10, CavTom2PMs-1.0 harbors:
- the LOC132164453 gene encoding probable L-type lectin-domain containing receptor kinase I.6 encodes MSLRNFTKRNLFPFLPMATVLRSLLHFLMLLYVSNTLLGLAQDEDQFIYNGFNQAKIAEIHPNGLLQLTDLSNNQVGHAFYQVPIKFNTASSLSFSTNFVFAMVPKFPTEGGLGIAFTISPSRNFTHSGENWYLGLFNRSSNGSPANHILAIELDPSSNKAFGDIKVNHVGIDVNGLKSNESAPAMYFSNKEVKNISLDLLSGNPMHLWIDYDEAEKLLNVTLAPTTISKPDRPLLSTPIDLSQILLESMYVGFSASTGGVSSYQYILGWSFNRSGSAQSLDVLSLPQIPRQRKMKAKPEPMILAFLIAVAVFLITVLGAAYIWRRKKYEEIREDWEEEYGPHRFSYKNLHKATKGFKDTEVLGEGGFGKVYRGILPSSNILIAVKRISHDSRQGMKEFVAEIVSMGRLRHRNLVQLLGYCRRRGELLLVYDYMPNGSLDKFLYSNENPNLNWVKRFRIIRGVASGLLYLHEEWEQVVLHRDVKASNVLLDAELNGRLGDFGLARLYDHGTNPQTTHLVGTVGYLAPELTKIGKATTGTDVFAFGAFMLEVACGRRPIEVRELPGRVSLVDWVSECWRKEVILDASDPRLEGNYVVDEMELVLKLGLFCSHSMPEARPSMRQVMQFLDGDAKLPQLPHDSAFGAFSSYGSSDFMSFPFTQASAPSMSTTDSILKSGR; translated from the coding sequence ATGAGCttgagaaacttcacaaaaagaAATCTTTTCCCTTTTCTCCCAATGGCTACAGTTCTTAGATCGCTTCTTCATTTTCTGATGCTTCTCTATGTTTCCAATACTCTGTTGGGCCTGGCTCAAGATGAAGACCAATTCATCTACAATGGCTTCAACCAAGCCAAGATCGCAGAAATCCACCCCAATGGCCTGCTGCAGCTAACCGACCTTTCAAACAACCAAGTTGGTCATGCTTTCTACCAAGTTCCTATAAAATTCAACACAGCttcatctctttcattttctaccAACTTTGTGTTTGCCATGGTTCCTAAATTCCCAACTGAAGGTGGTTTAGGAATCGCCTTCACCATCAGTCCCTCGAGGAACTTCACCCATTCTGGAGAAAATTGGTATCTGGGGCTCTTCAATCGCTCAAGTAACGGCTCTCCTGCAAACCACATCTTGGCAATCGAGCTTGATCCTAGTTCGAACAAAGCATTTGGAGATATTAAAGTGAATCATGTGGGAATCGATGTGAACGGCTTGAAATCGAATGAATCAGCTCCTGCAATGTATTTTTCCAATAAGGAAGTGAAGAATATAAGCTTGGATCTCCTGAGTGGGAATCCAATGCATCTTTGGATAGATTATGATGAAGCGGAAAAGTTACTCAATGTAACACTCGCCCCGACAACAATTTCAAAACCGGACCGGCCTCTCTTGTCAACACCCATTGATCTGTCTCAAATTCTTTTGGAATCCATGTATGTTGGTTTCTCTGCATCCACGGGTGGAGTTTCAAGTTACCAGTACATTCTTGGATGGAGCTTTAATAGAAGTGGGTCAGCACAAAGCCTTGATGTTTTAAGCCTTCCTCAAATTCCACGACAGAGGAAAATGAAAGCGAAACCAGAACCGATGATCTTGGCTTTTCTCATAGCAGTAGCAGTTTTTCTGATAACGGTCCTTGGAGCTGCTTACATTTGGAGAAGgaagaaatatgaagaaatacGAGAAGATTGGGAAGAGGAGTATGGCCCCCACAGGTTCAGCTACAAGAATCTCCACAAAGCAACCAAAGGTTTCAAAGACACGGAGGTTCTaggagaaggaggttttggaaAGGTTTACAGAGGAATACTTCCTTCGTCTAATATACTAATTGCAGTAAAGAGAATCTCCCATGATTCCAGACAAGGGATGAAGGAATTTGTGGCTGAGATCGTTAGCATGGGAAGGTTGAGGCATAGGAACTTGGTGCAGCTTCTTGGCTATTGCCGGCGAAGGGGGGAACTCCTCTTGGTGTATGATTATATGCCCAACGGAAGCCTTGACAAGTTCTTATATAGCAATGAAAATCCAAACCTTAACTGGGTTAAACGATTTAGAATCATTAGAGGAGTAGCGTCTGGCCTTCTTTACCTCCATGAGGAGTGGGAGCAGGTTGTTCTACACCGAGATGTAAAAGCAAGCAATGTTCTATTGGATGCTGAATTAAATGGAAGGCTAGGAGACTTTGGCCTTGCCAGATTATACGACCACGGCACCAATCCCCAAACAACCCATTTGGTTGGGACTGTGGGTTATTTGGCTCCGGAGCTTACTAAAATAGGAAAGGCAACCACTGGCACTGATGTGTTTGCTTTCGGGGCTTTCATGCTCGAGGTGGCTTGTGGGAGGAGGCCTATAGAGGTACGGGAACTGCCTGGACGGGTTAGTTTGGTTGATTGGGTCTCTGAGTGCTGGAGAAAAGAAGTTATCCTTGATGCTAGTGATCCCAGATTGGAAGGTAATTATGTGGTTGACGAAATGGAATTGGTTTTGAAACTAGGCCTGTTTTGCTCACATTCAATGCCAGAAGCTAGGCCTAGCATGAGGCAAGTGATGCAGTTCTTGGATGGTGATGCTAAACTGCCGCAATTACCACATGACAGTGCTTTTGGTGCATTTTCAAGTTATGGATCATCTGATTTCATGTCATTTCCTTTTACCCAGGCTTCTGCTCCTTCCATGTCTACAACTGATTCAATCCTGAAAAGTGGTCGTTGA